The following DNA comes from Methermicoccus shengliensis DSM 18856.
CGAAGTTGTAGCAGTCCTGAAAGTGCATTACGCCGAGGAACACAGTCTTTCTGTGGAATGAGGCAGTGGACGAGATGTCTCCCTTTACGAGCACATCATAGAGCAGCCTGAGCACGTCCACCCCCTCAGGCATCTTGGAGCGGTCCACATACTGGGGAAGCTTGCGCAACAGCCCCGCCGAGAACTTCCACCTCCCCCACCTGCCCTTCACCTCCTCGGCTTCCTCCTTTATGTACTCCAGCATGCCCTCCACATCAAAGAATCTGGTGATGGGCACAATCTTTCCCTCGTCCTCAAACAGGTACGTGCCCGCACCGCAGTGGGGATGCACTGTGAACTCCACGTAGTGCTCTCCCTTCAGATTCTCAACAAACTTCGAGATGGGCACCACGAAGGGCACTGGATAGAAGTCGTCCCTCGTTATCTGACCGTCGGTCTGCTCCTCGAGCAGCACGAATAGGTCAGGGATGGTGATTCTCATGCTCTTTAGTTCCTCTGCCTCCACCCTTCCCGCAAATGAGATGGGCTGCACGTTCACACACTTTATCACGTCAGAGTTATCGAGGGCAAACCGCACGATATCTCCCATCTGCCCGTCATTCACACCCCTCACCAGCGTGGGCACCAGCACGATGCTCTTCAGCCCGGCCTCCCTGCAGTTCTCTATCGCCCGGAGCTTGTGGGGAAGGTAGTTTCCACCTCTCGAGGTGTAGTAGGGCTCTGGGGTGATGCCGTCGAACTGGAGGTACACCGTCTTGAGTCCAGCCTCCCTCAAGCGCCGGCAGTACTCCACACTGCGCGCCATCTCGAGGCCGTTGGTCGCCACCTGTACCTGCGCAAACCCCATCTCGCTCGCCATCCTCACGATGTCCACGAAGTCCCCCCTCACCGTGGGCTCACCACCAGCGAACTGCACCGCAGGGCAGGGCACGGGCTTTTGTGCTCTCAGCATGAGGAGCATCTGCCTTACTTGCTCGAACGTGGGCTCGTACACTCTACCAGACACGTGCGCATTGGCAAAGCATATGGGGCAGTGCATGTTGCACCTGTTGGTGAGGTCGATGTTGGCAAGGACGGTGGTGGTCTTGTGCTTCTCACACAGGCCACAGTCAAAGGGGCAGCCCCGCTGGGTGCGCCGCTGGGGATTGTCCACGCCAGTGCCATCATATCCAAACCTGGCAAACTTGAGGTACATTGCGAGGTCTGACCAGTACAAATCCCTGAAAAACCCGTGCTCTGGGCAGCGCTTCTCCATGAACACCTGCCCGTCCTCTGCCACCACGTCGGCATCTATCAGAGCGGTACACACCGGGCACACTGACTTCGTGGTCTTCAGCACCCGCCTCGAACTTTCGTCGGTACTTCCCGCAAGCCCTATGTTCTCCACGTTACCCTCCCGAGAGAGTATTATCTGCTCTGGTCATACATAAAACTGACGCCATCACCCAATATCACCAAATGAATAAATATGAAGGCTCAAAACCACACTGTAGGGTGTTGGCATGAGCACCACACAAAGGGTAATAGAGCGTGTCAAAGAGATAGAAGGGGTCATCGATGCCCAGCCCCTGAGCGAGGAGCAACGAAAGAGAATAGAGGAGCTGGAGCATCAGGCAGAGGACTTTGGAGCATGTGGGGGGATGATGAAGTTCGTGAACGAGGGGGTGTGGGAAGCCCTCAAGCGCGAAAAGCTCGTCGTGGTGTTTGCAGATGACCTCAAGGGGTTCAGACCTCCTCCCCAGCCATGGGTAATCATATGCGATGAGAACGGTCGATGTGTGGGCGAGTGGCTCACCAAGGACAGGATGGAGGAGCTCAGGGGCGACCCCAACTGTGTGTTCGTGAGCAACGACTTCGTGCTGTACAAGGACAGATACCAGTCTGGAGATGTGCACTTTGTGATGCCGCCGCTGGAGTTCCCAGAGGTCGAGGAGGTGGAGGGCGTGAAGAACGTGATATCTGGAACGCCCTCCCCGCCCGCAGACTCGTACGTGAGGGAAGTCACGGGCCATCAGGGAACAAAGTACTGGGCGATTCTGCTGGGCTGGGACGAGACGTGAGGAACCATGAGGAATCGTGAGGAACCATGAGGAACCGTGAGGAATCATGAGGAACACCCCGCTGGTCAGGTTGCCAGGACTGGAAGTGTTTTTTGATGAGGGCAGGCTGGTTGCCAGCGGAGCGCTCTCGCCCCTCGCGGCTCCCATCCTCTCCCGCATGAACGAGCGGCTGTGCACTGAAAAGCCCGCTGCCCTCCTCGAGGACGGCTCGCTCGTGATGTCCACGTGGCTACCTCCCATTCCCTCACTGGCATTCAGGCGGCTCGTGAGGGCAGAGGTGAAAAGACAGCTTGGGATGCACACACCCTCCACCCTTTCCATCGAGATAACGAGAAGATGCAGGTGCAGATGTGAGCACTGCGAGATGAGCGAGGGGGAGGGAGAGATGGGCACCGAAGACATCATCGACGTGCTCGAGCAGGCGCTTGCCATGGGCACGTGCATAATAACGCTCACTGAGGGTGACCCCCTCCTGAGGGAGGATGTGCTGGACATCATCGCAGCAGTGGACGAGAGGGCAGTGGTGAACATGTTCACCCCCGGCACCGAGATGACTGAAAAGAGGGCACATGAGCTCAGGGAGGCAGGCTTGCACACACTGCTCGTGAGCCTGTACAGCACACACCCCGCTGCCCACGATGCGGTGCGCCATCTCGATGGTGCGTTCGATGCCGCACTGCGCGCCATACGTCATGGGCTAAATGCTGGGCTGCTCGTTGCCCTGTGCACCCACGTGAGCCATGCCAGCATGCACGAGCTTGTGCCCCTGTATGAGCTGGCACGGCGGCTGGGGGTGCACGAGTTTTCGGTGTGGGAGTCCACACGCAATCCACCCACACAGCAGGACAGGGATGATATCATCGCGATGTACCACAGGGTGAACACCTCACAGGAGGGACCGAGGATGTTCGCATCCACAGTGTTCGAGGGCGTGGACTTTGGATGCCTTGCTGGCAGGAGGTGGATTCACGTTGGAGTGGATGGAGAGGTGAGGCCATGCCCGTACATTCCAGTGTCGTTTGGAAATGTGTGTGAGGAGCCCCTGAGGAGGATATGGAGGCGGATGAGGGGTTGCTCGTGGCACGATGGCAAAAAGAGATGCCTCATGCACGAGCCCGCATTTCTCCAGTGGCTCCAGGGGCTCTCCATGGAGGATGTGCCAAGGCGCACGCGATAGCTACAAGATGGTGCTCCTCACGGTGGTGAACACCGGTCCCCTGAAGTCTATGCTCTTCTTTCTCGCGGTGATGTGGCGCTGCACGGAAGGGGCAATCCTTATGTTGATTTCTGCTGGCGTTCTGATGCCCCTCACCCGAACCTCGGTATCCTCGCCCGCAAGCACCGCCTGCTCGATTCTCGATGCGGCATACACCGCAAAGCCATCTATCAGCTTGATGTTCGTCCTTGCGCCCTGCTCGTATATGTGAGAGAACCGCTCATCGTGGGGAGGTATTGCGAGCACGTTTGCCTCGTGAACCACTATCTCATTGAAGGCTGCGGGTCCGCACAGCCGCGTTCCCTCCTCGGGCTCCACCACACTCACTCTGATATTCTTACCGAGAAGCTCGCCCTCCCATGCAGTGAACTCGCACGGGCTTTTCTCTCTGCCGTACCGCTCGCACGTGCTGCTGATGGCGGCAGCGATGCTCCAGCCCTCGTCCGTGAAGGGCACCTCCAGAAAGCCTATCCTCGATGCCATCTCGAGGTCTGAGAACTCACGCTCGAACATCTGAGGATATGTGAGCCTGCGCAGGTCATCCGAGCCGTGCAGTATCATGGCGAGCCTCTCCACCCCCAGCCCGAGGTTCATCACGGGGTAGGGCACATCGTACTGGGCAAGCGCATATGGAGAGTACATCCCGAACGTGGCAACCTCCACCCATCCATCCGAGTACTTCGTGTTCGAGCCCACGAGCCCTGGGTGGTATGCAAACACCTCCGTCTGGGTATCTGGCACGTAGTACTTGCTGCGCTTCTCGTCTGGCCTGAACCTGAAGTTGGAAAAGCCGAACTGGGAGAGCAGGCCAGCGGCCACCGCCTTGCCGTCCTCCACGCTCACGTCCTCCCCCACCATCACGCACGAAGCACTAAAGTACGTCATGAGCCTCGTGGCATCCTCTGCAAGCTCCCTTCTAAAGCACCTGTCTATGGAGAACAGCCTAAGGGGCGGGTCTTCACGCTCAGCCATATGCCTCAGCGTGAGAAACCACCCAGTGGTCATGTGGCTTCGCAGCGTCCTTCTCGAGCACACGGGAGAGAGGGAGCGAAACTCGGCGAACACCTCATCGAGCAGCTCTGTGGCTATGGTGTCAGTGGTGTGGGCACGTCGTGCCAGCTCGTACACGAGGT
Coding sequences within:
- a CDS encoding radical SAM/SPASM domain-containing protein, with product MRNTPLVRLPGLEVFFDEGRLVASGALSPLAAPILSRMNERLCTEKPAALLEDGSLVMSTWLPPIPSLAFRRLVRAEVKRQLGMHTPSTLSIEITRRCRCRCEHCEMSEGEGEMGTEDIIDVLEQALAMGTCIITLTEGDPLLREDVLDIIAAVDERAVVNMFTPGTEMTEKRAHELREAGLHTLLVSLYSTHPAAHDAVRHLDGAFDAALRAIRHGLNAGLLVALCTHVSHASMHELVPLYELARRLGVHEFSVWESTRNPPTQQDRDDIIAMYHRVNTSQEGPRMFASTVFEGVDFGCLAGRRWIHVGVDGEVRPCPYIPVSFGNVCEEPLRRIWRRMRGCSWHDGKKRCLMHEPAFLQWLQGLSMEDVPRRTR
- the tes gene encoding tetraether lipid synthase Tes, producing MENIGLAGSTDESSRRVLKTTKSVCPVCTALIDADVVAEDGQVFMEKRCPEHGFFRDLYWSDLAMYLKFARFGYDGTGVDNPQRRTQRGCPFDCGLCEKHKTTTVLANIDLTNRCNMHCPICFANAHVSGRVYEPTFEQVRQMLLMLRAQKPVPCPAVQFAGGEPTVRGDFVDIVRMASEMGFAQVQVATNGLEMARSVEYCRRLREAGLKTVYLQFDGITPEPYYTSRGGNYLPHKLRAIENCREAGLKSIVLVPTLVRGVNDGQMGDIVRFALDNSDVIKCVNVQPISFAGRVEAEELKSMRITIPDLFVLLEEQTDGQITRDDFYPVPFVVPISKFVENLKGEHYVEFTVHPHCGAGTYLFEDEGKIVPITRFFDVEGMLEYIKEEAEEVKGRWGRWKFSAGLLRKLPQYVDRSKMPEGVDVLRLLYDVLVKGDISSTASFHRKTVFLGVMHFQDCYNFDVDRVCRCGIHYALPDGRIVPFCTYNTLYREEFESTHSRPLE
- the sepS gene encoding O-phosphoserine--tRNA ligase → MFDPEQLRNKAKEDFYGAWEHSFELLPKVRLDRRFPRRPCGFGSPHPVFETIARLREAYMRMGFSEVVNPLIVDEMEVHRQFGPEALAVLDRVFYLGGLPRPNVGLSEESIAEIERRTGRPLTEEEAESIRELFHEYKKGRIDGDDLVYELARRAHTTDTIATELLDEVFAEFRSLSPVCSRRTLRSHMTTGWFLTLRHMAEREDPPLRLFSIDRCFRRELAEDATRLMTYFSASCVMVGEDVSVEDGKAVAAGLLSQFGFSNFRFRPDEKRSKYYVPDTQTEVFAYHPGLVGSNTKYSDGWVEVATFGMYSPYALAQYDVPYPVMNLGLGVERLAMILHGSDDLRRLTYPQMFEREFSDLEMASRIGFLEVPFTDEGWSIAAAISSTCERYGREKSPCEFTAWEGELLGKNIRVSVVEPEEGTRLCGPAAFNEIVVHEANVLAIPPHDERFSHIYEQGARTNIKLIDGFAVYAASRIEQAVLAGEDTEVRVRGIRTPAEINIRIAPSVQRHITARKKSIDFRGPVFTTVRSTIL